In Odocoileus virginianus isolate 20LAN1187 ecotype Illinois chromosome 12, Ovbor_1.2, whole genome shotgun sequence, the DNA window TGATGTCAAGGCAGACGTGTCCTTGACCTCACAGAGCTGATGTTCTTGTGGAGAGAGATGCACAATAATCAGGTAGGCAGACGTGATATTTCAGGctatgaaaaatagaaagcaaggCAAGAGGAAGGAGACTCTAAGCAGAGGGGAGCTCCCTTACCTTGAGGTCATGGGAGACCCCCACTGAGAGAGAGGTTTGAGCAGTGCCCTTAATAAAGTGGGAGGAGCAAGCTGTGAAGATCTGAGAAgagaatattccaggcagagggaacaagcTTGGTGTTTATGAGCAACAGAAAGCAAGCCAGTGTGGCCGGCGTGTGCTGAGCCTGGCAAAGCCAGTTAAGAGATGAGGTCAGTAAAGGAATGAGGGCCGCCTTGGTGGAGCCTCATCAGTAACAGGAAGTCATTGACGCGGTGGCTTGATCCGATTTCAGTTTTAACAGGTCTCACTTGGCCAAGGTGTGGCAAACAGGCTCTAGGGGACAAGGGTGGCAGCAAAGAGATGCGTGAGGTGGTCACCTCTAATCcaggtgggagatggtggagaaTTAATTGGATGAGGCTTACCACCAAGACCTGAGCTAGATCATCCAAAGCCGATGTGTGAATTAGAGATAAGCAATCTTCTGGGCTTGGGGGCTTtcgaggtggctcagtgataaatgatttacctgccaagcaggagatacgggtttgatccctggattgggaaggtcccatgtagaagaaaatggcaacctactctagtattcttgcctggagaattccatggacagaggcacctggcggagtacagcccatggggtcacagaagcgttggacaccacttagctactaaacaacagtaacaacaattcTTCTGGGCAAACACAGCTCTCAGCCCTCCCATCCTCAGCCGGATGCCCTTGTGCGGTGCACAACCTGCCCAACTGCATATGCTGGTCCCGGTAAAAATGATGCAAAGTGGAtgcacaggagagaaaaaaaggaggacAACTATTAGGACTGGGTTTGGATAAGGGCAAGAGAGGGTGATGTTAAGGATACCATTCCCTACCCCCAATTTCTGGCTTTTTAAAGGATCAGGAATAGTCTGCAGTCATAGGGTTTATCTCTGAGATTCAACCAGGAGGCAAGTCTCTGCTTACAGGCtcgctcattcattcatccattcattccaaAAATATGTCTGAAACACTTATATGTGACATCACATTTACCTGCTGCTGCCTGCACCCCTGGCATTGGACCACTGCCCCTCCGTGGGCACAGTCCTTTGGGAGCAAGGACCCAGGACAGGAGGAGAATTGCATTGAAAGCCAATAGGAGCCAGCCTCCAAGGAGCATTGCAGCTGAAACCTGCCAGGAAGACAGAGGAGGGACAGTGTCGACTGGGCTGGGGCAGTCATGCACTCCCTCTGCTTAACTGATCAGCTGCTGAGTCCTCAAAACCCCACAAGGTCTGTGCTATTATTATCCccgttttgttgttattgttcagtcactaagtcatgtctgactctttgcaaccctatggactgtagcacgccaggcttccctgtccttcattatctcactgagtttgctcaaactcatgtccattgagtcagtgataccatccaaccatctcatcctctgtcatctgcttctcctcctgccctcagtctttcccagcatcagggtcttttccaatgagtcagttcttcgcatcaggtggccaaagtattgcagctgcagcttcagcaccagtcctttcaaagaatattcagggttgacttcctttaggattggctggtttgatctctttgctgtctaagggactcgcaagagtcgtctccagcaccacagctcaaaagcatcaactcttcagcgctcagcctttgttatggtccaactctcaaatccgcacatgactactagaaaaaccatagctttgactctatggacctttggcagcacagtgatgtctctgctttttaatatgctgtttatgtttgtcgtagctttccttccaaggagcaagtgtcttttaatttcatggctgcagtcacagtccacagtgattttggagcccaagaaaataagcctgtcactgcttccactttttccccttctatttgccatgaagtgatgggactggatgccatgatcttagtttttcccatgttgttttaagccagctttttcactctcctttttcaccctcatcaagaggctctttagctccttttcactttctgccattagagtggtatcatctgcatatctgaggttgttgctatttctcctggaaatcttgattccaggttttCATTGATCCAGCCttggcatttcaaatgatgtagtCTGTATACAAGATGTACTTTGTTTTACATATAAACAAATCAGATTATAAAGAGTTGGAGTCATTTGCCTCAGGGCACACAGGTAATTAAGCCTTAGAGATAGAATTAAGATCTGCATTTACCACCTTACCTTCTCTTTGCTGAGGCACCTTTGTATGGGTTTTGAAGGCTGTGTAATCTTCcttaggtgggcttcccaggtggcatagcggcaaagaatctgcctgccagtgcaggtgacgCGAGAATCcctggggtcaaagagtcaggcTGGACTAAGCTCACACCCAGTCTCGCTTTGAGGAGCTGAACTGGGAGTCCCGACCCATTGTCCCGATTGCTGAATTGGTAATGTGCATCAAAACAGAGACTTTTGACATCTTAGCCGTGGTTTTCAAATTTAGCAGTGCTTAGAGGGTGACCAGGTAGGTGTGTACAGGTTGCGCACTGCAAAACTCTAGGAGATGCCTTTGGGAGTCATCACAGAAATGCATATTGATTATAGTAATTCTCCAGCAGATGGCAGTATAGTGTCCTGAGGAAGGGGCACTGTTTCCTAATCTGTATAAAGGCACTGCCTGGGCCAGCAGCTGCCTTCAGAATCACTCTGGGTGTTTGCTAAAATTCACATAGCCAGACCCCACCCCACACCTACAGAGTCATACAGAGTCAGAGGttggaagggaggtgggaagaacttggctttttttttttttctgctgacaCGTTTGAGAATGCCCTGCTCCGGACCCCTCGAAGCTGCAATAAATTGACTAGTCCACTATCTCACCTTCCAGGCGAAGTCAGGAATATCATCCAGGGACTGGAAGGTCCCACAGCTCTGGTTCCAGCTGTCACCCTGAGGCCAGGAGCAGTAGGTGAGGACACCGAAGGAGAaagtggtggtctggaaccaggCAGGGGAGACGAGGCTGACGGCCGAGATGCAGGTGAGGGAAAGCCCCAGAGCTGCCCACACGCTGCTCACCATCAGGGCATGTCAGTGACCTAGGAGTCAACAGACAATATTCGTGGAAGGAGGACAATGGGATCTGGAAAGGATGTCCCTATTTTCCCCACCAGCCAGGCATCTGGTCCTCTCTTTGGATCCCAGGTCATTAGCCTCGCTTTGACCTGGGACACACTGGGAGGTGTTCATAACTGGGGTGGAGCTCTTTCCTAACACATTCTGGAAGTCAAAAATccaaattttagaataaatgttACTGCTTACACAGACTTTGGCACACAACCAGTCCTACTGGGAAGTAAACATCACTGGTCCATGCAAGACCCCTCTCAtgtctcactcattcattcatttctttctccattcactCGCTCTGCCTATCAAGCCTTGCAGCGTCCCTGAGGTCTGCTTCTCCCCAGAGGGGACCTTTGTCAAAATCACACACAGATGCTATGTTCCCAGCAACCATTCTGCTCACTGGCTACCTCCTCCCAGTCTCTGACCATtatttaatgtttatctttttgtttggAGGTATTCTTGCAAAACCAATACTGTTCAGTCTGTGTgtatttttcatgtgcttaattAAATGGCATTGCTTTATATATTGCTGTTTTATGTGGTTCCACAGAGGTCAGGTGATACCTGGACTCATCCTTAAATGTCTCTAAATCACAGGATGCCAAGAGTTATTTAGTTTTCAATGCTTCTTCAACCCTTCAAGGAGAAAGTTTCCGTAAGAGCTGCAGGGTCTTAAACACCCCCCAATCATCTGTCATTCTCCTCTGTTGAAAGACGGGGAGCCTTGAGGAGGCCACGGAGTCTGGTGAGACTTGGGGGATGAGGTTGGACTTTTCTTGTATTTGTTGTAGTGGTTTTATTCtacttattagttatctatttgacATTTAAATGCATGTTAATGAGAAATCGAGTCGCTTTGAAGTTTGGTCttactaaaataataatagagtGTTGGAGGAGGAGGCTAAGGCAGGAAGGTGGTTTGCTAATAGCCAAAGTTGTCACTGATGGTCAGAAGCAAGGtccagaggggctggggcagCCCAGGGGCACCCAGCCAACCA includes these proteins:
- the LHFPL7 gene encoding LHFPL tetraspan subfamily member 7 protein, whose translation is MVSSVWAALGLSLTCISAVSLVSPAWFQTTTFSFGVLTYCSWPQGDSWNQSCGTFQSLDDIPDFAWKVSAAMLLGGWLLLAFNAILLLSWVLAPKGLCPRRGSGPMPGVQAAAAIATIMGLLVFPISLASPFAKEACIASSMYHGGQCQLGWGYVTAIFNAGLASLLPMMRRPHVTEVQRRTIFFSSDTESIILVPETTK